A stretch of Monomorium pharaonis isolate MP-MQ-018 chromosome 7, ASM1337386v2, whole genome shotgun sequence DNA encodes these proteins:
- the LOC105830702 gene encoding uncharacterized protein LOC105830702 isoform X1: protein MMERTWRNIRTTFLLLLPLLLASVRSEAPLVDSSALPLEHRSVYGAPAQYGPPAAHEENWPLASPDTPQIKHLQVQCEKTHMRVNIEFDRPFYGMIFSKGFYSDPHCVHLKPGTGHLSATFEIFLNSCGMSSSANHNVAAYGAPTPSGSYVENTIIVQYDPYVQEVWDQARKLRCTWYDFYEKAVTFRPFQVDMLHAVTANFLGDNLQCWMQIQVGKGPWASEVSGIVKIGQTMTMVLAIKDDENKFDMLVRNCVAHDGKRAPIQLVDQYGCVVRPKIMSRFQKIKNFGPSASVVSFAYFQAFKFPDSMNVHFQCVIQVCRYNCPEPKCGHGLEYGAPAGGISHEYGAPVSQGLSSEYGAPPVPEYGVPPAYPDPRHPSGPAGAYSEPSPDVVPAPQAQTSSSSPSSTPGDATSSSSPQSPQDNIHLPPPPLPGHPAAYQTVKRKGTAGTEELEGNLAILGGRPRSVEGFPAELRGARRRRHDEPHDLEDDDSNIYHTVTLFSTHVYKRAAQEMTDVNTSRVIQVVAPGDVNFALGTTNSSNDTTVVIQNASASTDPETICMSLPGFVGGLVMLLLVVVVASLVAAFLFVRVRAVDRKNAAIGGTAFVHPAYATENCSVPNPEFVKVAN from the exons ATGATGGAGAGGACGTGGCGGAATATACGGACGACCTTTCTCTTATTGCTGCCCTTATTATTGGCC AGTGTACGAAGTGAAGCACCGTTGGTCGACAGCAGCGCGTTGCCTTTGGAACACAGGTCTGTCTATGGGGCCCCGGCTCAGTACGGCCCACCGGCCGCCCACGAAGAGAACTGGCCGCTGGCGTCGCCGGACACTCCGCAAATTAAGCATCTGCAGGTGCAGTGCGAGAAGACGCACATGCGGGTGAACATCGAGTTTGATCGGCCGTTCTACGGCATGATCTTCAGCAAGGGCTTCTACTCGGATCCGCACTGCGTCCACTTGAAGCCCGGCACCGGCCACCTGAGCGCGACCTTCGAGATCTTCCTCAATTCGTGCGGCATGAGCTCGTCAGCGAATCATAACGTGGCCGCCTACGGCGCCCCGACGCCGTCCGGTAGCTACGTGGAGAACACGATTATCGTGCAGTACGATCCGTACGTGCAGGAGGTGTGGGACCAGGCGAGGAAGCTGCGCTGTACCTGGTACGATTTCTACGAGAAAGCAGTCACCTTCAGGCCGTTCCAGGTCGACATGCTACACGCCGTAACCGCCAACTTTCTCGGCGACAACCTGCAGTGTTGGATGCAGATACAGGTCGGCAAGGGCCCCTGGGCCAGCGAGGTGTCCGGCATCGTCAAGATCGGTCAGACCATGACGATGGTATTGGCTATCAAGGACGACGAGAACAAGTTCGATATGCTGGTGAGAAATTGCGTCGCTCACGACGGCAAGAGGGCGCCGATTCAGCTGGTCGATCAGTACGGCTGCGTGGTCAGGCCGAAGATCATGTCCAG ATTCCAGAAGATCAAGAACTTCGGGCCGAGCGCATCGGTCGTCAGCTTCGCCTATTTCCAGGCCTTCAAGTTCCCCGACAGCATGAACGTCCACTTCCAGTGCGTGATTCAAGTTTGCCGGTACAATTGCCCCGAGCCCAAGTGCGGGCATGGTCTTGAGTACGGTGCACCTGCCGGCGGCATTAGTCACGAATATGGCGCACCAGTCTCGCAAGGTCTCTCTTCGGAGTACGGTGCCCCGCCTGTGCCCGAATACGGCGTGCCGCCGGCTTATCCTGATCCGCGACATCCCAGCGGACCGGCCGGGGCATACAG CGAACCGAGTCCGGACGTGGTTCCGGCACCACAAGCGCAGACCTCGTCCTCTTCGCCTAGCTCGACGCCGGGTGATGCTACGTCGAGCAGCTCACCCCAGAGTCCTCAGGATAATATCCACCTCCCTCCGCCTCCTCTGCCCGGCCATCCGGCGGCGTACCAGACTGTGAAGCGAAAAGGAACCGCCGGCACGGAGGAGCTTGAGGGTAATCTAGCCATCCTCGGAGGTAGACCGAGGTCGGTTGAAGGTTTCCCAGCTGAGCTCAGAGGCGCTAGGAGGCGAAGGCACGACGAGCCACATGACCTCGAAGACGACGATAGC AATATCTATCACACGGTGACCCTGTTCTCCACCCACGTGTACAAACGAGCGGCGCAGGAGATGACGGACGTCAACACCTCGAGGGTCATCCAGGTGGTCGCGCCGGGCGACGTCAACTTCGCGCTGGGCACGACGAACTCCAGCAACGACACCACCGTCGTCATACAGAACGCGAGCGCGTCGACCGACCCGGAGACGATCTGCATGAGCCTGCCAGGCTTCGTGGGCGGTCTGGTGATGCTGCTGCTGGTCGTCGTGGTCGCCTCCCTCGTCGCGGCCTTCCTCTTCGTCAGGGTGCGCGCTGTCGACCGCAAGAACGCCGCGATAGGCGGAACCGCCTTCGTACATCCGGCGTACGCGACCGAGAATTGCAGCGTGCCGAACCCGGAGTTCGTGAAAGTCGCCAACTGA
- the LOC105830702 gene encoding uncharacterized protein LOC105830702 isoform X2, with translation MWRTKGCTTRPGKIITRKEGPVLAHRQISDFRSETWARKDTHMMERTWRNIRTTFLLLLPLLLASVRSEAPLVDSSALPLEHRSVYGAPAQYGPPAAHEENWPLASPDTPQIKHLQVQCEKTHMRVNIEFDRPFYGMIFSKGFYSDPHCVHLKPGTGHLSATFEIFLNSCGMSSSANHNVAAYGAPTPSGSYVENTIIVQYDPYVQEVWDQARKLRCTWYDFYEKAVTFRPFQVDMLHAVTANFLGDNLQCWMQIQVGKGPWASEVSGIVKIGQTMTMVLAIKDDENKFDMLVRNCVAHDGKRAPIQLVDQYGCVVRPKIMSRFQKIKNFGPSASVVSFAYFQAFKFPDSMNVHFQCVIQVCRYNCPEPKCGHGLEYGAPAGGISHEYGAPVSQGLSSEYGAPPVPEYGVPPAYPDPRHPSGPAGAYSEPSPDVVPAPQAQTSSSSPSSTPGDATSSSSPQSPQDNIHLPPPPLPGHPAAYQTVKRKGTAGTEELEGNLAILGGRPRSVEGFPAELRGARRRRHDEPHDLEDDDSNIYHTVTLFSTHVYKRAAQEMTDVNTSRVIQVVAPGDVNFALGTTNSSNDTTVVIQNASASTDPETICMSLPGFVGGLVMLLLVVVVASLVAAFLFVRVRAVDRKNAAIGGTAFVHPAYATENCSVPNPEFVKVAN, from the exons ATGTGGCGGACAAAGGGTTGCACCACACGGCCTGGTAAAATAATAACGCGGAAGGAGGGACCGGTGCTCGCGCATCGCCAGATATCTGATTTCCGCAGCGAAACTTGGGCAAG aAAGGACACGCACATGATGGAGAGGACGTGGCGGAATATACGGACGACCTTTCTCTTATTGCTGCCCTTATTATTGGCC AGTGTACGAAGTGAAGCACCGTTGGTCGACAGCAGCGCGTTGCCTTTGGAACACAGGTCTGTCTATGGGGCCCCGGCTCAGTACGGCCCACCGGCCGCCCACGAAGAGAACTGGCCGCTGGCGTCGCCGGACACTCCGCAAATTAAGCATCTGCAGGTGCAGTGCGAGAAGACGCACATGCGGGTGAACATCGAGTTTGATCGGCCGTTCTACGGCATGATCTTCAGCAAGGGCTTCTACTCGGATCCGCACTGCGTCCACTTGAAGCCCGGCACCGGCCACCTGAGCGCGACCTTCGAGATCTTCCTCAATTCGTGCGGCATGAGCTCGTCAGCGAATCATAACGTGGCCGCCTACGGCGCCCCGACGCCGTCCGGTAGCTACGTGGAGAACACGATTATCGTGCAGTACGATCCGTACGTGCAGGAGGTGTGGGACCAGGCGAGGAAGCTGCGCTGTACCTGGTACGATTTCTACGAGAAAGCAGTCACCTTCAGGCCGTTCCAGGTCGACATGCTACACGCCGTAACCGCCAACTTTCTCGGCGACAACCTGCAGTGTTGGATGCAGATACAGGTCGGCAAGGGCCCCTGGGCCAGCGAGGTGTCCGGCATCGTCAAGATCGGTCAGACCATGACGATGGTATTGGCTATCAAGGACGACGAGAACAAGTTCGATATGCTGGTGAGAAATTGCGTCGCTCACGACGGCAAGAGGGCGCCGATTCAGCTGGTCGATCAGTACGGCTGCGTGGTCAGGCCGAAGATCATGTCCAG ATTCCAGAAGATCAAGAACTTCGGGCCGAGCGCATCGGTCGTCAGCTTCGCCTATTTCCAGGCCTTCAAGTTCCCCGACAGCATGAACGTCCACTTCCAGTGCGTGATTCAAGTTTGCCGGTACAATTGCCCCGAGCCCAAGTGCGGGCATGGTCTTGAGTACGGTGCACCTGCCGGCGGCATTAGTCACGAATATGGCGCACCAGTCTCGCAAGGTCTCTCTTCGGAGTACGGTGCCCCGCCTGTGCCCGAATACGGCGTGCCGCCGGCTTATCCTGATCCGCGACATCCCAGCGGACCGGCCGGGGCATACAG CGAACCGAGTCCGGACGTGGTTCCGGCACCACAAGCGCAGACCTCGTCCTCTTCGCCTAGCTCGACGCCGGGTGATGCTACGTCGAGCAGCTCACCCCAGAGTCCTCAGGATAATATCCACCTCCCTCCGCCTCCTCTGCCCGGCCATCCGGCGGCGTACCAGACTGTGAAGCGAAAAGGAACCGCCGGCACGGAGGAGCTTGAGGGTAATCTAGCCATCCTCGGAGGTAGACCGAGGTCGGTTGAAGGTTTCCCAGCTGAGCTCAGAGGCGCTAGGAGGCGAAGGCACGACGAGCCACATGACCTCGAAGACGACGATAGC AATATCTATCACACGGTGACCCTGTTCTCCACCCACGTGTACAAACGAGCGGCGCAGGAGATGACGGACGTCAACACCTCGAGGGTCATCCAGGTGGTCGCGCCGGGCGACGTCAACTTCGCGCTGGGCACGACGAACTCCAGCAACGACACCACCGTCGTCATACAGAACGCGAGCGCGTCGACCGACCCGGAGACGATCTGCATGAGCCTGCCAGGCTTCGTGGGCGGTCTGGTGATGCTGCTGCTGGTCGTCGTGGTCGCCTCCCTCGTCGCGGCCTTCCTCTTCGTCAGGGTGCGCGCTGTCGACCGCAAGAACGCCGCGATAGGCGGAACCGCCTTCGTACATCCGGCGTACGCGACCGAGAATTGCAGCGTGCCGAACCCGGAGTTCGTGAAAGTCGCCAACTGA